A stretch of the candidate division WOR-3 bacterium genome encodes the following:
- a CDS encoding tryptophan-rich sensory protein, protein MKKFRLPDIWRLILSIAICQLAGFIGSIFTTANIPTWYASLNKPSFTPPNWLFSPVWITLFIIMGVSLFLVWRERNDSIHAKPALVAFGAQLVLNVFWSIAFFGLKSPIAGLIVIIALWIAIFATILKFRKVSELASMLLIPYIVWVTFAAILNFALFHLNR, encoded by the coding sequence ATGAAAAAATTCCGTCTGCCGGATATTTGGCGGTTGATACTCAGCATTGCGATCTGCCAGCTTGCCGGTTTCATCGGCTCCATCTTTACAACAGCTAACATACCAACATGGTACGCCTCACTCAATAAACCTTCTTTCACTCCGCCGAACTGGTTGTTTTCACCTGTATGGATAACGTTATTCATCATCATGGGTGTTTCCCTGTTCCTGGTCTGGCGCGAGCGAAACGACAGCATCCATGCAAAACCAGCGCTCGTCGCGTTTGGGGCACAACTAGTTCTGAATGTTTTCTGGTCAATAGCATTTTTCGGTCTGAAGTCCCCCATCGCCGGGCTCATCGTTATCATCGCACTCTGGATTGCGATCTTTGCTACAATCCTGAAGTTCCGCAAGGTCTCGGAACTTGCGAGCATGCTACTCATCCCATATATCGTTTGGGTTACCTTTGCAGCCATCCTGAACTTTGCCCTGTTCCACCTAAATAGATAA
- a CDS encoding RibD family protein: MKIEALCTGARRHRKRTGRPLVTISYAQSLDGSIAAHRGARLSLSGRESLRLCHRLRATHDAILVGIGTILSDDPRLNVRMIKGSDPQPIILDRTLRIPQKAKALRNKKMPWIITSPRCNTSRRKILQQKGARVIPMRSRNKDEIDLAALLDFLGNEEISSLMVEGGARVITSFLRSDLVDQFVLTITPFIVGGLHAVEKPPYPTSGKCIRMCGAAWYGKDLAIWGDLSCRNR; encoded by the coding sequence TTGAAAATTGAAGCACTGTGCACCGGAGCAAGACGACATAGAAAGCGAACCGGGCGCCCATTGGTAACGATCAGTTATGCGCAAAGCCTAGACGGGAGCATTGCCGCCCACCGGGGGGCACGGCTCTCTCTCAGCGGGAGGGAATCATTACGGCTGTGCCATAGACTCAGGGCTACCCACGATGCCATTCTGGTTGGCATCGGAACTATCCTGTCTGATGACCCGCGGCTCAACGTACGAATGATCAAGGGTTCTGACCCGCAACCCATTATCCTCGACCGGACATTGAGAATACCGCAAAAAGCCAAAGCACTGCGCAACAAGAAGATGCCCTGGATCATAACCTCGCCCAGGTGTAATACTTCCCGACGCAAGATATTGCAGCAAAAGGGTGCACGAGTGATTCCCATGAGGTCCAGAAATAAAGACGAGATCGATCTGGCCGCCCTTCTCGATTTCCTCGGAAACGAAGAGATCTCGAGTCTAATGGTCGAAGGAGGAGCGCGTGTCATTACGAGCTTTCTCCGGAGCGATCTGGTCGATCAGTTTGTACTCACCATTACACCATTCATTGTCGGGGGACTACATGCAGTGGAAAAACCACCTTATCCAACCAGTGGAAAGTGTATCCGAATGTGCGGCGCAGCATGGTATGGAAAGGACCTGGCAATCTGGGGAGATTTGAGTTGTCGTAACCGCTAA
- a CDS encoding DUF523 and DUF1722 domain-containing protein: protein MDTFAKPRVVVSKCLGFARCRWNGLTIQDQFVDRLAKYVDYIAVCPEVEIKLGVPRDPVRVVLLNTELRMMQPATGKDHTDKITGFCSKYLDALTDVDGFILKSRSPSCGVKEVKIYPSMEKSAALRKGSGFFATAVLKKFPILPVEDEGRIRNFTIREHFLRRLFTITRFRMIRKTQKMKDIVQFQAENKFLLMAYNQKEFRIMGRIVANHERKPSSQVFQDYQDHLYSALAKPARYTSYINVLMHALGYFSDKLNKEEKAFFIDLMDKYRKGKTPLSSDLDVLMAWGVRFGEKYLMDQTFFRPYPQELLDISDSGKGRDY, encoded by the coding sequence GTGGATACATTTGCCAAGCCGCGCGTCGTTGTCAGCAAATGCCTTGGCTTTGCGCGCTGCCGCTGGAACGGGTTGACGATACAAGATCAATTCGTCGATCGCCTGGCAAAATACGTTGATTACATCGCGGTCTGTCCGGAAGTCGAGATAAAGCTCGGCGTCCCACGGGACCCCGTGCGCGTGGTGCTGTTGAATACTGAATTACGAATGATGCAACCCGCAACGGGAAAGGACCATACCGATAAGATAACGGGGTTCTGCAGCAAATATCTGGATGCGTTGACAGATGTTGACGGGTTCATTCTCAAATCACGCTCACCGTCATGTGGCGTAAAAGAAGTAAAGATATACCCGAGCATGGAAAAAAGCGCGGCGCTCAGAAAGGGCAGTGGTTTTTTCGCTACGGCCGTATTGAAAAAATTCCCCATCTTACCGGTCGAAGATGAAGGCCGTATTCGCAACTTTACAATACGCGAGCATTTCTTGAGACGGTTGTTCACGATAACCAGGTTCCGCATGATCAGAAAAACTCAAAAGATGAAAGACATCGTTCAATTCCAAGCTGAAAATAAATTCCTGCTGATGGCTTACAATCAAAAAGAATTCAGAATAATGGGCAGAATCGTTGCCAACCATGAGAGAAAACCCTCCAGTCAGGTATTCCAGGATTACCAGGACCACCTTTATAGTGCACTGGCAAAACCTGCACGGTACACGTCATACATAAACGTATTGATGCATGCTTTGGGATACTTTTCGGACAAACTCAACAAGGAGGAAAAAGCGTTCTTCATCGACCTCATGGATAAATACCGCAAGGGCAAGACTCCTTTGAGCAGCGATCTGGATGTATTGATGGCCTGGGGAGTCCGATTCGGCGAGAAATATCTGATGGACCAGACGTTCTTCCGGCCATACCCGCAGGAATTGCTTGATATCAGCGATTCCGGAAAAGGAAGGGATTACTAA
- the uvsE gene encoding UV DNA damage repair endonuclease UvsE: protein MKIGYPCINRSLKCKSARTFRIRNYSEARLIETVRRNLQCLLEIIEYNIREELYFFRITSDLVPFASHPVNRCRWQKFFKKEFLKIGDIIRKNDLRISMHPDQFTLINSIDPRIFTRSIAELEYHADVLDLMDLNSTAKIQIHVGGVYKEKDKSMKRFVLRYGKLSTRVRKRLVIENDEHNYKLADCLKINKETDVPVLFDAYHHEMNNEGEGTAECLEESSRTWRSFDGIPMIDYSQQKKGAVKGAHAERINTGKFKRFLKITHPYDFDIMLEIKDKEKSALKAVRAASHDIRFYRQVQIEN from the coding sequence ATGAAAATCGGTTACCCATGCATAAACCGATCTTTGAAATGCAAGTCAGCCCGAACGTTCCGCATCAGAAACTACTCCGAGGCCAGGCTCATTGAAACCGTCCGCCGGAATCTGCAATGCCTTCTTGAGATCATCGAATACAACATCCGGGAGGAATTGTATTTCTTCAGGATCACCTCTGACCTCGTGCCGTTCGCATCGCACCCGGTCAATAGATGCAGATGGCAAAAATTCTTCAAGAAAGAGTTTCTGAAGATTGGCGATATCATAAGGAAAAATGATCTGCGCATATCCATGCATCCGGACCAATTCACGCTGATAAATTCGATTGACCCCCGGATATTCACGCGCAGTATTGCAGAACTGGAATATCATGCCGACGTCCTCGACCTGATGGACCTCAATTCAACCGCCAAAATACAAATCCACGTTGGGGGCGTATACAAAGAGAAAGACAAAAGCATGAAGAGATTCGTGCTGCGCTATGGAAAGTTAAGCACGAGAGTACGCAAGAGACTTGTCATCGAGAATGATGAACACAACTACAAACTCGCAGATTGTCTGAAAATAAACAAAGAAACAGATGTTCCGGTTCTATTCGACGCATATCATCATGAAATGAATAATGAAGGAGAAGGTACTGCAGAATGTCTTGAAGAGTCAAGCCGCACATGGAGATCATTCGACGGCATTCCAATGATAGACTACAGCCAGCAGAAAAAGGGAGCAGTGAAAGGTGCACATGCAGAAAGAATCAATACAGGGAAATTCAAAAGATTCCTCAAGATAACACACCCGTATGATTTCGACATCATGCTGGAGATAAAAGACAAAGAAAAAAGTGCTCTCAAAGCAGTGCGGGCTGCATCGCACGACATCCGGTTTTACCGGCAGGTGCAAATTGAAAATTGA
- a CDS encoding GGDEF domain-containing protein: MKKKYTLLLLDCGKVIKQIPLGTDDVLIGRAEDTDLALTSNEVSRHHATVRFINEQYIIEDLSSTNGTYVNSDKIEKHALSHGDEISIGEHSIIFDDGSYGLSCVEETGIARRGEETSIISSKFNSLESKIDDKSLRKEFRDIEKFVRKSRKRLATLAHADKLTGLYNRQYFDKAAPQEFQKAKSANVYYSVLFVDLDHFKEVNDTHGHRVGDEVLRAVAWLIQRACRKTDLVARYGGEEIVIVLPKTRSSDAVKIAEEVRVIIEKQTKKILDIPITVSIGVATYPDDGAALNSILEKADKALYEAKRNGRNIVCKYHE, from the coding sequence ATGAAGAAGAAATATACGCTGCTGTTACTTGATTGCGGAAAAGTCATCAAGCAGATACCTCTCGGCACCGATGATGTTCTGATCGGGCGCGCCGAGGATACCGATCTTGCATTGACCAGTAATGAAGTATCGCGGCACCATGCGACCGTCAGATTTATAAATGAGCAGTATATCATCGAGGACCTGTCCAGCACGAATGGAACCTATGTCAATTCAGACAAGATAGAAAAGCATGCCCTCAGCCATGGCGATGAGATATCCATTGGTGAACATTCGATAATCTTCGATGACGGATCCTACGGTCTATCGTGTGTTGAAGAAACCGGGATCGCGCGTCGTGGCGAGGAGACTTCGATAATATCGAGTAAATTCAATTCTCTCGAAAGTAAGATTGATGACAAGTCACTTAGAAAGGAATTCAGGGATATCGAGAAATTTGTCCGTAAAAGCAGAAAGCGTTTGGCTACTCTTGCGCATGCCGACAAACTAACCGGACTCTACAACCGGCAATATTTTGACAAGGCCGCACCGCAGGAATTCCAGAAGGCGAAATCAGCCAACGTGTATTATTCGGTCTTGTTTGTTGATCTCGATCACTTCAAAGAGGTCAACGATACGCACGGACACAGGGTCGGGGATGAAGTGTTGAGGGCGGTTGCCTGGCTGATTCAGAGGGCATGCCGGAAGACCGATCTTGTTGCGCGTTATGGTGGGGAAGAGATCGTTATCGTGTTGCCCAAGACGCGGTCTTCGGATGCTGTCAAAATCGCGGAGGAAGTCAGGGTCATTATCGAAAAGCAGACAAAGAAGATTCTGGACATACCAATTACTGTTAGCATTGGGGTCGCCACGTATCCGGATGACGGCGCAGCGCTGAACTCTATTCTGGAGAAGGCCGACAAGGCCCTCTACGAGGCAAAAAGGAACGGGCGGAATATCGTCTGCAAGTATCATGAATAA
- a CDS encoding GAF domain-containing protein, with amino-acid sequence MKSKVSDLRHKIKRLETLIDTSMVFSGILDIDDLLDTVMQKAEEVMEAEASSVFRIDEKRRDLYFITARGEKGKEAKEIRVPMGKGIVGWVAEHGKPLLVPDVRKDRRWFRGVDEKTKWVTRSILAVPLIAKGKVIGVAEVLNKKGGRKFDKGDLELFAALGNQIAIAVENASLYGDLDRLFLSSIRAIVEAVDAKDPYTRGHSGRVVEYALHIGRAVTRNKDRIKEIEISAILHDVGKIGIPDKILGKPGRLTRREQNYMERHPEFSAAIVEPIELLKKLMKNILHHHERIDGAGYPDGLRGRKIPLVARIICIADAFDAMTTDRPYRKRKSARTALRELKRHSGSQFDTKLVNIFINEFRKNNLS; translated from the coding sequence ATGAAATCAAAAGTATCTGATCTGAGACACAAAATTAAGCGTCTCGAAACGCTGATCGATACCTCGATGGTCTTTTCTGGTATTCTTGATATCGACGATCTGCTTGACACGGTCATGCAGAAGGCGGAAGAGGTCATGGAAGCGGAGGCCTCATCGGTTTTCCGGATCGATGAAAAGCGCAGGGATCTGTATTTCATTACTGCCCGCGGTGAAAAAGGTAAGGAAGCAAAAGAAATCCGGGTGCCGATGGGCAAGGGTATTGTAGGTTGGGTGGCCGAACATGGCAAGCCGTTGCTCGTTCCCGATGTTCGAAAAGACCGCAGGTGGTTCCGCGGCGTGGATGAAAAGACCAAGTGGGTCACGCGCTCGATACTCGCTGTGCCTTTGATCGCGAAGGGCAAGGTGATAGGTGTCGCTGAAGTCCTGAACAAAAAAGGTGGCAGAAAATTCGACAAGGGAGATCTCGAACTCTTCGCAGCGCTTGGTAATCAGATCGCGATCGCCGTTGAGAACGCATCACTCTACGGTGATTTGGATAGACTCTTCCTTTCTTCGATCCGGGCGATCGTTGAAGCGGTCGACGCGAAGGATCCGTACACGCGTGGGCATTCGGGCAGGGTAGTTGAATATGCACTGCATATCGGACGCGCCGTCACCCGCAACAAAGATAGAATCAAGGAGATCGAGATATCCGCGATCTTGCATGATGTCGGCAAGATTGGCATACCGGATAAGATTCTGGGCAAGCCCGGCCGTTTGACCCGTCGCGAGCAGAATTATATGGAGCGCCATCCGGAATTCAGCGCGGCGATAGTCGAACCGATCGAGTTATTGAAGAAATTGATGAAAAATATCCTGCATCACCATGAACGAATAGATGGTGCTGGTTATCCGGATGGGCTAAGGGGGAGGAAGATACCTCTTGTAGCGCGCATCATATGTATCGCCGATGCTTTTGACGCTATGACCACGGACCGCCCCTATCGTAAACGCAAAAGTGCACGCACCGCGCTCCGCGAACTGAAACGGCATAGCGGCAGTCAGTTCGATACAAAGTTGGTGAATATCTTCATCAACGAGTTCAGGAAGAACAACCTGTCCTGA
- a CDS encoding segregation/condensation protein A: protein MKIDIGIYYGPIDLLVYLVRKKEVDIFDIPIAQIAEEYLDYIRKIERSEFEDVADFLLMAAILIRLKVRSLLPRTPEDEDAGQPVSLMQIVEEFKKYKEIAKAFSIMEAETSRQFPRIGKEEPPLEEGDVMSLILALRGLKPVEDKSIVVKRQQVPIEEIVEEIKNILKEKEKLNFLEFLKEKNDVAVAVAYFFGMLEIVKIGYARAEQHSLFGDIFLYAGDRA, encoded by the coding sequence ATGAAAATCGATATCGGCATATATTACGGACCGATCGACCTGCTGGTTTATCTGGTCCGCAAGAAGGAAGTGGATATTTTTGACATTCCGATCGCTCAGATTGCCGAAGAGTACCTGGACTACATACGGAAGATCGAGCGTAGTGAATTTGAAGACGTCGCCGATTTTCTTCTGATGGCCGCGATCCTTATTAGGCTTAAGGTGCGTTCACTTCTTCCCCGGACACCGGAGGATGAGGATGCCGGACAGCCGGTCTCCCTCATGCAGATCGTTGAGGAATTCAAGAAGTACAAGGAGATAGCGAAGGCTTTCAGCATAATGGAGGCCGAGACCAGCAGGCAATTCCCGCGAATCGGCAAGGAAGAACCGCCGCTCGAGGAGGGCGATGTAATGAGTCTAATCCTTGCTCTTCGTGGTCTCAAACCGGTGGAGGATAAGAGTATTGTTGTGAAACGTCAGCAGGTGCCGATCGAAGAAATTGTGGAGGAGATCAAGAACATCCTGAAAGAGAAAGAAAAGCTGAATTTCCTGGAGTTTCTGAAAGAGAAGAACGATGTTGCGGTGGCAGTTGCCTATTTCTTTGGCATGCTGGAGATCGTCAAAATAGGATATGCACGAGCTGAACAGCATTCTTTGTTCGGAGACATATTTCTATACGCCGGCGATCGCGCTTAA